GGTGTGGTTTATCTATCAACTATTTCATTTATTAAGAATAATGAAATAGTTGTAGATATACTAGAAACTAAAGTGGGGGATAATGAACCCCCAATAGACATATACTTGTATCAAGGGTTACCTAAGAGTAGTAAAATGGACTTTATTATACAGAAAGCTACTGAAATAGGAGTTAAAAAAATTTATCCTATAATAACTGAGCGAACAGTAGTTAAAATAAAAAACAGTAAAAAGGAAGAAAATAAGGTTAATAGATGGAATAAAATATGTACAGAGGCAGCTAAACAATCTAAGAGGGATAATATACCTAAAGTTAACAATATATTAAAGTTTAATGAAATAATAGAATTGTTGAGAGAAGAAGAAAATATTTTAGTACCTTATGAATCAGAGGAGAATAATGGATTAAAAAATATTTTAAATAAAAGTAAAAGTAAAAAAATTCATTTAATAATAGGACCAGAAGGTGGTTTCGAAGCAGAGGAGATTATGAAATTAAAAAGTGTAGATGGAAAAATAGTTTCTTTGGGTCCCAGAATATTAAGGACAGAAACTGCTGGTTTAGCGACAATGGCTATTCTCATGTATGAACTTGGGGATATGGGAGTGATAAGATGAATAAAGTAGCTTTTTATACTCTAGGATGTAAAGTTAATCAATATGAAACTGAGGCTATGGAGGAATTGTTTGAAAAAGAAGGTTATGAAATAGTTGATATTGATACTTATGCAGATATTTATGTAATCAATACTTGCACAGTAACTAATTTAAGTGATAGAAAGTCTAGACAATTTATACGTAGATCTAAAAGAATAAACAAGGAGTCTATCATAGCAGTAGTAGGATGTTATTCTCAAGTAGCGCCAGAGGAAATAGTGGAAATTGAGGGAGTAGATGTAATAATTGGTACTACTGAAAGACATAGAATATTAGAGCTTTGTGAAAAGGCAAAAGAAAA
This genomic interval from Tissierellales bacterium contains the following:
- a CDS encoding 16S rRNA (uracil(1498)-N(3))-methyltransferase — encoded protein: MNRFFVPLEQIKDEKIVIKGEDVNHIKYVLRLKINDKIEVVCNGVVYLSTISFIKNNEIVVDILETKVGDNEPPIDIYLYQGLPKSSKMDFIIQKATEIGVKKIYPIITERTVVKIKNSKKEENKVNRWNKICTEAAKQSKRDNIPKVNNILKFNEIIELLREEENILVPYESEENNGLKNILNKSKSKKIHLIIGPEGGFEAEEIMKLKSVDGKIVSLGPRILRTETAGLATMAILMYELGDMGVIR